Proteins found in one Quercus robur chromosome 2, dhQueRobu3.1, whole genome shotgun sequence genomic segment:
- the LOC126696470 gene encoding cytochrome P450 94A1-like has translation MQVSPSATFVLRRNYSTRQVFSGDPAVVQHILKTNFSNYGKGHVFNRTLTDFLGHGIFNIDGDSWKFQRQVSSHEFNTKSLRKFIETVVDTELSDRLIPILSSAAKQGTVLDFQDILQRFAFDNICKIAFGFDPAYLLPSLPQAKFALAFEDGVRISSERFSAVHPVIWKFKKLLNIGSEKRLKNAISEVREFALNIIKEKKQRLGEKESLDSVDLLSRFLSSGHSDENFVTDIVISFILAGRDTTSAALTWFFWLLWKNPEIESKILNEINEKSEAPVFDEVKDMVYTHASLCESMRLYPPVPIDSKEAVNDDVLPGGTVVKKGMRVTYFPYAMGRLEMLWGSDWAEFKPERWLQKEEESWKFVGRDPYTYPVFQAGPRICLGKEMAFLQMKRVVAGVLRRFEVVPAFEEGVNHEPEFVSYLTSKMKGGFPVKIVERDHLRHDETES, from the coding sequence ATGCAAGTCTCACCTTCCGCCACCTTTGTTCTCCGACGCAACTACTCCACCCGCCAGGTCTTCTCCGGCGACCCCGCCGTGGTCCAACACATCCTCAAGACCAACTTCTCTAACTACGGAAAAGGCCACGTTTTCAATCGAACTCTCACCGACTTTCTTGGCCACGGCATCTTCAACATTGACGGCGACTCCTGGAAGTTCCAAAGACAAGTCTCTAGCCACGAATTCAACACCAAATCTCTCCGCAAGTTCATTGAAACCGTTGTCGACACTGAGCTCTCCGATCGCCTCATCCCCATTCTCTCCTCAGCTGCCAAACAGGGAACTGTCCTTGATTTCCAAGACATTCTTCAAAGGTTTGCTTTTGATAATATTTGTAAGATCGCTTTCGGGTTCGACCCAGCATACTTGTTGCCCTCTCTTCCACAGGCCAAGTTCGCCTTAGCCTTTGAAGACGGTGTCAGGATTAGCAGCGAGAGGTTCTCTGCGGTACACCCAGTCATCTGGAAATTCAAGAAGTTGTTGAATATTGGGTCAGAAAAGCGTCTCAAAAACGCTATCTCGGAAGTGCGAGAGTTCGCGCTGAAcataatcaaagaaaagaagcagaggctgggagagaaagagagcctCGATTCCGTAGACCTGTTGTCAAGGTTCTTGAGCTCCGGCCATTCGGACGAGAACTTCGTGACAGACATTGTGATCAGCTTTATACTTGCTGGGCGTGACACTACGTCGGCGGCTTTAACATGGTTTTTTTGGCTTCTATGGAAGAACCCAGAGATTGAATCCAAGATTCTAaatgaaatcaatgaaaaatcaGAAGCGCCTGTTTTTGACGAGGTGAAAGACATGGTGTACACACACGCTTCACTGTGTGAAAGCATGAGGCTGTACCCGCCAGTTCCGATTGACTCAAAGGAGGCAGTGAACGACGACGTATTGCCCGGCGGGACAGTGGTGAAGAAGGGGATGAGAGTGACCTACTTTCCATACGCAATGGGGAGGTTGGAGATGCTGTGGGGATCGGACTGGGCAGAGTTCAAGCCAGAGAGGTGGCTGCAGAAGGAGGAAGAATCATGGAAGTTCGTGGGGAGAGACCCGTACACATACCCGGTGTTCCAGGCAGGTCCTAGAATTTGTTTGGGGAAGGAAATGGCATTCTTGCAGATGAAGAGGGTGGTAGCTGGGGTTTTAAGGAGGTTTGAGGTGGTGCCAGCGTTTGAAGAAGGTGTAAACCATGAACCGGAGTTTGTTTCGTATTTGACTTCAAAGATGAAAGGTGGGTTTCCGGTGAAGATTGTGGAGAGGGATCATCTTCGTCATGATGAGACTGAGTCCTGA
- the LOC126696462 gene encoding uncharacterized protein LOC126696462: MAGKPRKRNSSLYCHYHQDHGHTTDNCRNLWDHLEQLVREGKLKQLLHHSSGRASQAGSKVRGDASSRLPLGTINVIFAASGRTGSCPSRVLSVSRSPAEDHSQALKRAKRRVPLILGFSDEDLVGTIQLHDDVLVVTLRISGYDVRRVMVDQGSIVDVMYPDLYKGLGLKPEDLTTYNSPLVSFEGRLVTLMGLIRLPVQSGTDVVEVDFIVVDVFSPYTAIVGRPWLHTLKAVSSTLHQKVKYPSGDQVLEIVGSQAAARQCQVAAIQHRPEAETSATADNEL, translated from the coding sequence atggcggGAAAGCCTAGAAAACGCAACTCGAGTTTGTATTGCCATtaccatcaggaccatgggcacACGACAGACAACtgcaggaatttatgggaccacTTGGAACAGTTGGTCCGTGAAGGGAAATTaaagcaactcttgcatcacTCCAGCGGAAGGGCAAGCCAAGCAGGTTCCAAGGTGCGTGGGGATGCTTCATCAAGGCTCCCCCTGGGTACGATTAATGTCATCTTTGCGGCCTCGGGAAGGACTGGATCTTGCCCCTCGAGAGTGTTGTCGGTGTCCCGATCCCCGGCCGAGGATCATTCTCAGGCATTGAAGAGAGCCAAGAGGCGTGTCCCCTTGATTTTGGGTTTCTCAGATGAGGATCTGGTTGGGACCATACAGCTCCATGACGATGTTTTGGTGGTAACATTGAGGATTAGTGGGTACGATGTCCGAAGAGTAATGGTTGATCAGGGAAGCATTGTGGATGTGATGTATCCAGATTTGTACAAGGGGCTAGGTTTGAAACCAGAGGACTTAACAACTTATAATTCCCCTCTAgtgagttttgagggaaggTTGGTCACTCTGATGGGGCTAATCAGGCTGCCCGTGCAGTCAGGCACGGATGTGGTGGAGGTAGATTTTATTGTTGTAGATGTTTTTTCTCCGTACACGGCTATTGtgggcagaccttggcttcacaCCCTTAAAGCAGTTTCGTCCACCCTACATCAGAAGGTGAAGTACCCATCCGGAGACCAAGTGCTGGAGATCGTAGGGAGTCAGGCGGCTGCTCGGCAATGCCAAGTAGCGGCTATACAGCATCGGCCAGAGGCAGAAACCTCGGCTACCGCCGATAATGAGTTATAG